One Hypanus sabinus isolate sHypSab1 chromosome 4, sHypSab1.hap1, whole genome shotgun sequence genomic region harbors:
- the prrg1 gene encoding transmembrane gamma-carboxyglutamic acid protein 1: protein MESVFLKQGEANSILKRYRRKNYLFEEIQQGNIERECQEEVCTYEEAREAFENDEKTNDFWSDYIKGQNENQGSGANINMESVYLVAPLIAGLLVIIIILFVIWRCQVRKANRRQNAYAQTQFQANQATRNLSVVVFGYNGHSVSPPDRLRTLQPEGMSSEHSNQNGTPVRLPGLNSDPPPSYDEATNQMENVRINNEVRQSEDPPKYEEIMNQA from the exons ATGGAAAGTG TGTTCCTGAAACAGGGCGAGGCCAATTCTATTCTGAAAAGATATCGAAGAAAAAATTATCTCTTTGAAGAGATACAACAAGGCAATATTGAACGTGAATGTCAGGAAGAAGTTTGTACTTATGAAGAAGCAAGAGAAGCATttgaaaatgatgaaaagaca aaTGACTTCTGGTCAGATTACATAAAGGGACAAAATGAGAATCAAGGAAGTGGTGCCAACATCAACATGGAATCAGTTTATCTTGTGGCTCCTCTGATAGCTGGCCTCCTTGTAATTATTATTATTCTCTTTGTTATCTGGCGATGCCAGGTGAGAAAGGCAAATCGCAGGCAAAATGCATATGCCCAGACTCAGTTCCAGGCAAACCAAGCCACCAGGAACTTGTCAGTGGTTGTATTTGGTTATAATGGGCATTCTGTCAGTCCACCTGATAGATTACGTACCCTGCAGCCAGAAGGCATGTCCAGTGAACACTCCAATCAAAATGGAACCCCTGTAAGATTGCCTGGGTTAAATtcagatccccctccatcctatGATGAAGCTACTAACCAAATGGAGAATGTAAGAATCAACAATGAAGTGCGGCAAAGTGAAGATCCTCCGAAGTATGAAGAAATTATGAATCAGGCGTAG